Proteins from a genomic interval of Methanofollis formosanus:
- a CDS encoding AAA family ATPase: MLIEYSVENFRSISEKTTLSMLTSKERKKNYNLIKVEDNPNVTKLLKSCIIYGANASGKTNQIRALDLIKYIVVESNRLNKGDKLPYFPFVLSADYEGKPTRFELDFINNNTEYKYSFSYNAEEIISEELSYFQGKHEHCVFQRNRDTLEAFDDEDELKGLFKHTGSNVLFLSKANNEYKPFGPAFEWFNINLNYFEHLSRIPADIAIDYMDKSKENKEKILKILKYADFDISDLSSNKIKVNRSEIPEYILNVIEKSENRKINDGDIIKNELKSIHIRDDGLEIINDFSKFESAGTNLFFKILGILLDSFENHQRVLVFDEFDTSLHPDLIMYLLKIFHDEEYNKANSQLIVTTHNTRILSSDFFRREQIWFTEKKKDTKNTDLYSLYDFEGRVDRSLEKAYFTGRYGGLPDIVDRGF, encoded by the coding sequence ATGCTGATCGAATATAGTGTCGAAAATTTTCGGTCCATCTCCGAAAAAACGACACTCAGTATGTTAACCTCCAAAGAGAGGAAAAAAAACTATAATCTGATAAAAGTAGAGGATAATCCAAACGTTACAAAACTGCTGAAAAGTTGCATAATTTACGGTGCAAACGCATCAGGCAAGACCAATCAGATCCGTGCCCTCGACTTGATCAAATACATTGTCGTCGAATCCAATCGACTAAACAAAGGAGATAAATTACCCTATTTCCCGTTTGTACTGAGTGCCGACTATGAAGGGAAACCTACGAGATTTGAACTTGATTTTATAAACAATAATACCGAGTATAAATATTCTTTTTCATACAATGCAGAAGAGATCATTTCTGAAGAACTCAGTTACTTTCAAGGAAAACATGAACACTGTGTCTTTCAACGAAATAGAGATACGCTGGAAGCATTTGATGATGAAGATGAACTGAAGGGACTCTTCAAACATACCGGAAGTAATGTTCTGTTTCTCTCAAAGGCTAACAACGAGTATAAACCGTTTGGGCCGGCATTTGAGTGGTTTAATATTAACCTAAATTATTTCGAACATCTTTCAAGGATTCCTGCAGATATTGCCATTGATTATATGGATAAATCCAAAGAAAATAAAGAAAAAATCTTAAAGATTCTGAAATATGCTGATTTCGATATTTCTGATCTATCCAGCAATAAAATAAAAGTGAACCGGTCTGAGATTCCCGAATATATTCTAAATGTAATCGAAAAAAGTGAAAATAGAAAAATAAATGATGGTGACATCATAAAAAATGAATTAAAAAGTATTCACATAAGAGACGACGGTCTGGAAATAATCAATGACTTTTCAAAGTTTGAATCTGCAGGAACCAATCTGTTCTTCAAGATCCTTGGCATTCTTCTGGACTCGTTTGAGAATCATCAGAGGGTGCTGGTATTTGATGAATTCGACACCAGTCTGCATCCTGATCTGATCATGTATCTCCTGAAGATCTTTCATGATGAAGAGTACAATAAAGCCAATTCGCAGTTGATCGTCACGACGCACAACACCAGGATTCTTTCATCTGATTTCTTCAGAAGAGAGCAGATCTGGTTCACTGAGAAGAAGAAAGACACAAAAAATACCGATCTGTACTCACTGTACGACTTTGAGGGGCGAGTTGATCGGTCCCTTGAAAAAGCGTATTTCACAGGGCGTTATGGGGGATTGCCTGACATTGTTGACAGGGGATTTTAA
- a CDS encoding RloB family protein: protein MARYRTSRGLSKRIRIFIFSDGKTEINYFDLKKKDLPRNRNLSVELIPTNIKSAVKSVNYIKRYFSRNDYGLNQNDRVFCVFDMDTADNEDLRRAITKMPGYMHLIISNPDFEFWFLLHYEYYQERLANREPIEKLRKHERAYEKPNVIEIYSSLKEKEAFAIQNAQRLSFYHTRIGHDLYSTAANPFTNVDEAISFINNHCQT from the coding sequence ATGGCGAGATACCGAACATCCCGAGGGCTTTCAAAAAGGATCCGAATTTTTATTTTTTCCGATGGAAAAACAGAAATCAATTACTTCGATCTGAAAAAGAAAGACCTTCCCAGGAATAGGAATTTATCAGTCGAACTGATCCCCACAAACATAAAAAGTGCGGTAAAATCAGTCAATTATATCAAGCGTTACTTCTCTCGAAATGACTATGGTCTGAATCAAAATGATAGAGTTTTTTGTGTTTTTGATATGGATACTGCTGATAATGAGGATCTCAGAAGAGCAATAACAAAAATGCCGGGTTATATGCATCTTATTATTTCAAATCCAGATTTTGAGTTCTGGTTTTTACTCCATTATGAATATTATCAGGAGAGACTTGCAAACAGAGAACCGATAGAGAAATTAAGGAAACACGAGAGAGCGTATGAAAAGCCAAACGTGATAGAGATCTACTCTTCATTAAAGGAAAAGGAAGCATTTGCAATACAAAATGCACAACGACTCAGTTTTTATCATACCAGAATCGGCCATGATCTCTATTCCACTGCCGCAAATCCATTTACCAATGTGGATGAAGCAATCTCGTTCATTAATAATCACTGTCAGACCTGA
- a CDS encoding type IV pilin: MRDNSEGVSEVVGEMLMIALVLILVAVFGCSVSSFIPDDRDPSVTFLVTNTSDNFTLWHKGGDWVRVSEITVTVSNGTAMERFDHTSFDCTPDATTVDLGGAITVPHRPAGGEEFRVFTPRIVLMTGRLG, translated from the coding sequence ATGCGAGACAATTCTGAGGGGGTATCGGAGGTCGTCGGCGAGATGCTGATGATCGCCCTTGTCCTGATCCTGGTGGCGGTCTTCGGGTGTTCGGTCTCTTCGTTCATCCCTGACGACCGCGACCCGTCGGTCACCTTTCTGGTCACGAACACGAGCGACAACTTCACCCTCTGGCATAAAGGGGGCGACTGGGTCAGGGTCTCTGAGATCACAGTGACGGTGAGCAACGGGACGGCGATGGAGCGGTTCGATCACACCTCGTTCGACTGCACGCCCGACGCGACGACGGTCGACCTCGGCGGGGCGATCACGGTCCCCCACCGGCCGGCGGGCGGGGAGGAGTTCAGGGTGTTCACGCCGCGGATCGTGCTGATGACCGGGAGGCTCGGGTAA
- a CDS encoding ABC transporter ATP-binding protein, giving the protein MKNSDKKGIPWLFELAGRHRVLIVTACILSAISAVLSLAPYICIWYVVRDVFAAWPDLSAAAGVTWYGWLAVGFALLSVVLYFAALMCSHLAAFRVEKNMRKEAMHTIVTLPLGFFDQHTSGRMRKIIDDNASITHTFMAHLLPDLAGAVVMPFAILALLFVFDWRLGLVSLIPLVVSVYYLKQMMGGDRSSIQKYMDALEEMNTEAVEYVRGVPVVKVFQQTVYSFKNFHQSIRNYKEWVLDYAIRCRSPMTKYTIALNGTFVLLVPAGLLLIAHAPDYQAFLLNLIFYILFTPVCAVMMNKVMRLAEGYFVAMEAVNRVGGLLDDDPLPEPARPRQPKGRSVAFKNVSFAYPGSEKKAVGNVSFEIPEGKTYALVGPSGGGKTTIASLIPRFWDVQEGAVEVGGADVRQMASDHLMDQVAFVFQNARLFKTSILENIRFARPGADREEVLRAAELARCTEILDKFPQGLDTVVGTDGVYLSGGEQQRIALARAILKDAPIIVLDEATAFADPENEYQIQRAFEKLTENKTVLMIAHRLSSVRNADRILVVKDGEVKEEGIHAELLAQNGLYAEMWREYRHSVEWRVGKEESHA; this is encoded by the coding sequence GTGAAAAACAGCGATAAAAAAGGGATTCCATGGCTCTTTGAACTTGCAGGCAGGCACCGCGTCCTGATCGTGACGGCATGCATCCTGTCTGCGATCAGTGCCGTGCTCTCCCTGGCCCCGTATATCTGTATCTGGTATGTGGTCAGGGACGTCTTTGCTGCATGGCCCGACCTCTCCGCCGCCGCCGGCGTCACCTGGTACGGCTGGCTGGCGGTCGGGTTTGCCCTGCTCAGCGTTGTGCTCTACTTCGCCGCGTTGATGTGCTCCCACCTGGCGGCGTTCCGCGTCGAGAAGAACATGAGAAAAGAGGCGATGCACACGATCGTCACCCTGCCCCTGGGCTTCTTCGACCAGCACACCAGCGGCCGCATGAGAAAGATCATCGACGACAACGCCTCGATCACGCACACCTTCATGGCACACCTCCTGCCCGACCTTGCCGGTGCGGTGGTGATGCCGTTCGCCATCCTGGCCCTGCTCTTTGTCTTCGACTGGAGACTGGGTCTCGTGAGCCTCATCCCGCTTGTCGTGAGCGTCTACTATCTCAAGCAGATGATGGGGGGCGATCGGAGTTCGATCCAGAAATACATGGACGCCCTGGAAGAGATGAACACCGAGGCCGTCGAATATGTGCGCGGCGTCCCGGTGGTCAAAGTCTTCCAGCAGACGGTGTACTCGTTCAAAAATTTCCATCAGTCCATTCGGAACTACAAAGAGTGGGTGCTGGATTATGCGATCCGGTGCCGCTCGCCGATGACGAAATACACCATCGCCCTCAACGGAACCTTCGTCCTGCTGGTCCCGGCCGGGTTGCTGCTCATCGCGCACGCCCCCGACTACCAGGCCTTCCTCCTGAACCTGATCTTCTACATCCTCTTCACGCCGGTCTGTGCGGTGATGATGAACAAGGTCATGCGTCTGGCAGAAGGGTATTTTGTCGCGATGGAAGCGGTAAACCGTGTCGGCGGACTCCTGGACGACGACCCTCTCCCCGAACCCGCCCGCCCCCGGCAACCGAAAGGCCGTTCGGTCGCCTTCAAGAACGTCTCGTTCGCCTATCCGGGGAGCGAGAAGAAGGCGGTCGGGAACGTCAGTTTCGAGATCCCCGAAGGGAAGACCTATGCGCTGGTCGGGCCATCGGGCGGAGGGAAAACCACCATTGCAAGTCTCATCCCCCGCTTCTGGGACGTGCAGGAGGGCGCGGTCGAGGTGGGCGGCGCGGACGTCAGGCAGATGGCGTCCGACCACCTGATGGACCAGGTTGCGTTCGTGTTCCAGAACGCCCGCCTCTTCAAGACGAGCATCCTGGAGAATATCCGGTTTGCCAGACCTGGTGCCGACCGCGAGGAAGTACTCCGGGCGGCAGAACTGGCCCGGTGCACCGAGATCCTCGACAAATTCCCGCAGGGCCTCGACACCGTCGTCGGGACAGACGGGGTGTATCTCTCCGGCGGCGAACAGCAGCGTATCGCCCTGGCCCGTGCGATCCTCAAGGACGCCCCTATCATCGTCCTGGACGAGGCAACGGCATTTGCGGATCCCGAGAACGAGTACCAGATCCAGCGCGCCTTTGAGAAACTGACCGAAAACAAGACCGTGCTGATGATCGCCCACCGGCTCTCGTCGGTGCGCAACGCGGACCGCATCCTGGTCGTCAAGGACGGCGAGGTGAAAGAAGAGGGAATCCACGCCGAACTCCTTGCACAGAACGGTTTGTATGCAGAGATGTGGCGCGAATACCGGCACTCCGTAGAATGGAGAGTGGGAAAGGAGGAAAGTCATGCGTAA
- a CDS encoding YbhB/YbcL family Raf kinase inhibitor-like protein translates to MIGKTVTKLSVKIAVLKLPPNYTCDGEDVSPAIGLGGVDIDRTKSLALIADDPDSPGGGGFTHWLMWNIEPVRIIPEAIAKDAEIAFPFSARQGENSFGKVGYSGPCPPRGEQHRYQFRVFGLDADLDLPAGAKKKALLDAMEGHVVQYGDTYVLYGR, encoded by the coding sequence ATGATCGGAAAAACGGTCACAAAACTGAGTGTCAAGATCGCCGTCCTGAAACTCCCGCCCAACTACACCTGCGACGGCGAGGACGTCTCGCCGGCGATCGGTCTGGGAGGCGTGGACATCGACCGGACCAAATCGCTTGCCCTCATCGCCGACGACCCGGACTCGCCGGGCGGCGGGGGGTTCACCCACTGGCTGATGTGGAACATCGAGCCGGTGCGGATCATTCCTGAGGCGATCGCGAAGGACGCCGAGATCGCCTTCCCCTTCTCCGCACGGCAGGGGGAGAACTCCTTCGGCAAGGTCGGGTACAGCGGCCCGTGCCCGCCGCGGGGCGAGCAGCACCGCTACCAGTTCCGGGTCTTCGGCCTGGACGCCGACCTCGACCTGCCGGCCGGAGCGAAGAAGAAGGCGCTTCTGGACGCGATGGAGGGGCACGTCGTCCAGTACGGGGACACCTACGTGCTGTACGGGAGGTGA
- a CDS encoding transcriptional regulator gives MEGNLLDVVDWAENLNSNLFSLNRIKILWALSDLGDEGATARQIKNSLKIGNDGSTYSNLNALVDMGYLRMEKVTFESKNLELYSITPVGLEEWKKIKKWFGLLIGGDE, from the coding sequence ATGGAAGGGAATCTTCTGGATGTTGTCGATTGGGCTGAAAATTTAAACTCGAATCTGTTTTCACTGAACAGGATCAAAATTCTCTGGGCCCTGTCAGACCTTGGCGACGAGGGCGCCACGGCACGGCAGATCAAGAACAGTCTGAAGATCGGCAATGACGGCTCGACCTATTCGAATTTGAACGCGCTTGTCGATATGGGATATCTCCGCATGGAAAAGGTGACGTTCGAATCAAAAAATCTTGAACTCTATTCGATCACTCCCGTAGGCCTTGAAGAGTGGAAAAAAATCAAAAAATGGTTTGGTCTGCTGATCGGAGGTGATGAATAG
- a CDS encoding ABC transporter ATP-binding protein, whose product MRKYLQNRFALSEQGAKDLIKGSLYCALADISLMAPLGLLVLLLDALLKPIFGAPASQPPDIVLYTVLGVLILGLMYVCHWYQYTSVFVATYAESATRRISLAEKLRHLPLSYFGKKDLSDLTNTVMGDCAELEHAFSHAIPQLIGASISTLLVGIGLLVFDWQMGLALLWVIPVALMIILGSKRVHKSGVEKHYRAKRACADGIQECLETVQEIKAYNREEAYLAGLDRKLDEAERAQISSEFTAGVFVKSAEMVLKLGLATVVLVGSSLLIAGQTDLLTFLIFMIAASRIYDPLSGVIANIAEIIHVDVRIDRMNEIMRHPVQEGVEEYSTKGYDIVFDHVGFSYNEGEKVLNDVSFTARQGEVTALVGPSGGGKSTATKLAARFWDVDRGTITLGGVDISTVDPEALLRNYAIVFQDVVLFNGTVMENIRLGRRDATDEEVMAAAKAAMCDEFVSRLPQGYRTVIGENGSTLSGGERQRISIARALLKDAPVVLLDEATASLDVENETKIQTALSRLIEDKTVLVIAHRMRTVANADRIVVLDGGYVAQQGTSDELLKQGGLYKHMVGLQRQSMEWSI is encoded by the coding sequence ATGCGTAAATATCTACAGAATCGGTTCGCGCTCAGCGAACAGGGCGCAAAGGACCTCATCAAAGGGAGTCTGTACTGTGCCCTTGCCGACATCAGTCTGATGGCGCCCCTGGGTCTTCTGGTCCTCCTCCTGGATGCCCTCCTGAAACCGATCTTCGGGGCGCCGGCGAGTCAGCCGCCCGACATCGTGCTCTACACGGTGCTGGGCGTGCTCATCCTGGGATTAATGTACGTCTGCCACTGGTACCAGTATACCAGCGTCTTCGTCGCCACCTATGCCGAGAGTGCGACGCGCCGGATCTCGCTGGCAGAGAAACTGCGGCACCTGCCGCTGTCGTACTTCGGGAAGAAAGACCTCTCTGACCTGACCAACACCGTCATGGGCGACTGTGCCGAGCTGGAGCATGCGTTCTCGCATGCGATCCCGCAGCTGATCGGCGCGAGCATCTCGACGCTCCTGGTCGGGATCGGGCTGCTGGTCTTTGACTGGCAGATGGGCCTGGCCCTGCTCTGGGTGATACCGGTCGCCCTGATGATCATCCTCGGTTCGAAGAGAGTACACAAGAGTGGGGTCGAGAAGCATTACCGCGCAAAGCGTGCCTGTGCGGACGGGATCCAGGAGTGCCTGGAGACGGTGCAGGAGATCAAGGCCTACAACCGGGAAGAGGCCTATCTTGCCGGTCTGGACCGGAAACTGGACGAGGCCGAGAGGGCACAGATCTCGTCGGAGTTCACCGCGGGGGTGTTTGTCAAGAGTGCGGAGATGGTCCTGAAACTGGGACTGGCGACCGTGGTCCTGGTCGGGAGCAGTCTGCTGATCGCCGGCCAGACCGATCTGCTGACCTTCCTGATCTTCATGATCGCGGCGTCCAGGATCTATGATCCCCTCTCCGGGGTCATCGCGAATATCGCGGAGATCATCCATGTCGATGTCCGCATCGATCGGATGAACGAGATCATGCGTCACCCGGTGCAGGAGGGTGTCGAGGAGTATTCGACGAAGGGCTACGATATCGTCTTCGATCATGTGGGCTTCTCCTATAACGAGGGCGAGAAGGTGCTAAACGACGTCTCGTTCACCGCGAGACAGGGCGAGGTGACGGCGCTGGTCGGGCCCTCGGGCGGCGGGAAGAGCACGGCGACGAAACTCGCGGCCAGGTTCTGGGATGTCGACCGCGGGACGATCACGCTCGGGGGCGTGGATATCTCGACGGTCGATCCCGAAGCGCTGCTGAGAAACTATGCCATCGTCTTCCAGGACGTCGTGCTCTTCAACGGCACGGTGATGGAGAATATCAGGCTCGGGAGAAGGGACGCGACCGACGAAGAAGTGATGGCGGCGGCGAAGGCGGCGATGTGCGATGAGTTCGTCTCCCGCCTGCCGCAGGGGTACCGGACGGTCATCGGGGAGAACGGGTCGACGTTGTCCGGCGGTGAACGCCAGCGGATCTCCATCGCACGGGCGTTGCTCAAGGACGCACCGGTCGTCCTGCTGGACGAGGCGACGGCGTCGCTGGATGTCGAGAATGAGACGAAGATCCAGACCGCCCTCTCGCGGTTGATCGAAGATAAGACCGTGCTGGTCATCGCCCATCGGATGCGGACGGTCGCGAATGCCGACAGGATCGTCGTGCTGGACGGCGGGTATGTGGCACAGCAGGGCACGTCGGACGAGTTGCTCAAGCAGGGAGGGCTGTATAAGCATATGGTCGGTCTGCAGCGCCAGAGTATGGAGTGGTCGATCTGA
- a CDS encoding type II secretion system F family protein, translated as MAYRSLRHKFLHLHEATDLRRTLRAAHIPIAADRYCTLMIAGTIVSLLCYLGIIAYLSTNQLEISFFSVVPDVASRVFLFLLMVPGVFFALYAYPSIVAAGRKTRIELDLPHAITYMQALSTTLTLYEVIRKVGEESNLFGEVSREFGMIVRDVEIFGDDLHTAMRSLISVTPSEKFGEFLNDLISLSDSGGSISTFLAARSDHFRENARMEMAMTLKTIEIMAEVYVTAFVAGPIALIIMLVSQDLAGTGTLTDLMPLLYVGLPGGAAVMIALLYLLIPGDSLTISRQEVKEFEYAAEATALADPSADDTFARRVRSKKSYLRALDVLRHPLRYYVADYTYSVFFGFVAAGTSAYLLLNGPYGDVFEPYRFEVSVSLVIIAFMLPVLVAYEGRRWYVSRVEAQIPEFLRGLSDMKDIGMTLQGAIHRISGAKMGVLTTELRVVSSDIKRGSSLNTALVRMEERIGLVSVKRVVSLVMRASQVTDNLREILMIAIGDFEHYLRMKKERFNTAFTYVMIVYLSFGIFLYTAYQLNGAFIVSFIGMGGASPDISGSLTDMFRISIILGTISGIMAGQFSTSSILAGFKHVVVFLLAAIWLFVYFIGV; from the coding sequence ATGGCGTACCGGTCCCTGCGGCATAAATTCCTCCATCTCCACGAGGCGACCGATCTGCGGCGGACCCTGAGGGCCGCCCACATCCCGATCGCCGCGGACCGGTATTGCACCCTCATGATCGCCGGGACGATCGTATCTCTGCTCTGTTATCTCGGCATCATCGCGTATCTCTCGACGAACCAACTGGAGATCTCGTTTTTTTCGGTCGTCCCTGACGTCGCCTCGAGGGTGTTCCTCTTCCTGCTGATGGTGCCGGGGGTCTTTTTCGCCCTGTACGCCTACCCCTCCATCGTCGCCGCCGGGAGAAAGACCAGGATCGAACTGGACCTCCCCCATGCGATCACCTACATGCAGGCGCTTTCGACCACCCTCACGCTCTACGAGGTGATCAGGAAGGTCGGGGAAGAGTCGAATCTCTTCGGCGAGGTCTCGCGGGAGTTTGGCATGATCGTCAGGGACGTCGAGATCTTCGGCGACGACCTTCACACGGCGATGCGGTCCCTCATCTCGGTCACGCCCTCGGAAAAGTTCGGCGAATTTCTCAACGACCTCATCTCTCTCTCCGATTCCGGCGGGAGCATCTCCACCTTTCTTGCGGCCCGTTCCGACCATTTCAGAGAGAACGCCAGGATGGAGATGGCGATGACCCTCAAGACGATCGAGATCATGGCCGAGGTCTACGTCACCGCCTTCGTGGCCGGGCCGATCGCGTTGATCATCATGCTCGTCTCCCAGGACCTGGCCGGGACCGGCACCCTCACCGACCTCATGCCCCTCCTCTATGTCGGCCTGCCTGGCGGCGCCGCCGTGATGATCGCGCTCCTCTATCTCCTGATCCCCGGCGATTCGCTCACGATCTCCCGCCAGGAGGTAAAGGAGTTCGAATACGCGGCCGAAGCGACCGCACTCGCGGACCCGTCGGCGGACGACACGTTCGCCAGACGTGTCCGGTCGAAGAAAAGTTATCTGCGGGCCCTTGACGTCCTCCGCCACCCTCTCAGGTATTATGTTGCCGATTACACCTATTCGGTCTTCTTCGGCTTCGTTGCGGCCGGGACGAGCGCCTATCTCCTCCTGAACGGCCCGTACGGGGACGTCTTCGAGCCCTACCGGTTCGAGGTCTCGGTCTCGCTCGTCATCATCGCCTTCATGCTCCCGGTGCTCGTCGCCTACGAGGGGCGGCGGTGGTACGTCTCCAGGGTCGAGGCCCAGATCCCGGAGTTCCTCCGCGGGCTCTCCGACATGAAGGACATCGGGATGACGCTCCAGGGCGCGATCCACCGGATCTCGGGGGCGAAGATGGGGGTGCTCACCACCGAACTCCGCGTCGTCTCCTCCGACATCAAGCGCGGCTCCAGCCTCAACACCGCCCTCGTCAGGATGGAAGAGCGGATCGGGCTGGTGTCGGTGAAACGGGTCGTCTCCCTCGTCATGAGGGCGAGCCAGGTCACCGACAACCTCAGGGAGATCCTGATGATCGCGATCGGCGACTTCGAGCATTACCTCAGGATGAAGAAGGAGCGGTTCAACACGGCGTTCACCTATGTGATGATCGTGTACCTCTCCTTCGGGATCTTCCTGTACACGGCATATCAACTCAACGGAGCCTTTATCGTAAGTTTCATCGGGATGGGCGGAGCGAGCCCGGATATCTCAGGCAGCCTGACCGATATGTTCAGGATCTCGATCATCCTCGGGACGATCTCGGGGATCATGGCCGGACAGTTCAGCACGAGCAGCATTCTGGCCGGGTTCAAGCATGTGGTCGTCTTTCTGCTCGCGGCGATCTGGCTCTTTGTATATTTTATCGGAGTATGA
- a CDS encoding MFS transporter: MKPPFSLNDPRYHLAALFILCITVAATMFTEAMITPALPVIQDEFGVSGVWTSWVLMIVLLVGAIVTPVIGKCGDLYGKKRMMLLCLGVYLVGVFASGWAPDIWSLIFFRALQGAGLGLFPLGYALIREQFPEEKVPVAIGTIAAMFGAGAFVGMFVGSWIIEHVGWRMTFHVVTPVVVLLFLAMAIVILPSPVAGRAAIDRKGLATLTGGLLTLVLALTMGGQVGWASPEVLLCVVLTVGFGAVFVRTEQVVPDPVVDLGMIRNPPVLIALAVGFFVCMISFIIIQTLPYLIESPTGLGLSRLTVGLVMMPGAIADMICGPLTGMLIRRRGMRAAMILGTSVVAAGAACYLFLPLSVASLVVAGLVYNAGMSVALTANTIIVVDSVRPEETGVGTAVYHTVQNLGGMIGPIIAGIFLTLHTTAVPGWSVEVPTGDAFLGIFVTVICIAAVVLLIGGRLQDPKRDGAGRR, encoded by the coding sequence GTGAAACCACCCTTCTCTCTCAACGACCCGCGGTACCATCTCGCCGCCCTCTTCATCCTCTGCATCACCGTCGCCGCCACGATGTTCACCGAGGCGATGATCACCCCGGCGCTCCCGGTGATCCAGGACGAGTTCGGGGTCTCGGGCGTCTGGACCTCGTGGGTGCTGATGATCGTCCTCCTCGTCGGGGCGATCGTCACCCCGGTCATCGGCAAGTGCGGCGACCTCTACGGGAAGAAACGGATGATGCTCCTCTGCCTCGGGGTCTACCTCGTCGGCGTCTTTGCGAGCGGATGGGCTCCAGACATCTGGTCGCTCATCTTTTTCCGGGCGCTGCAGGGTGCGGGCCTGGGGCTCTTCCCGCTGGGCTACGCCCTGATCAGGGAGCAGTTCCCCGAAGAGAAGGTGCCGGTCGCGATCGGGACCATCGCCGCGATGTTTGGCGCAGGTGCGTTTGTCGGGATGTTCGTCGGTTCCTGGATCATCGAGCATGTCGGGTGGCGGATGACCTTCCATGTGGTCACGCCGGTGGTGGTGCTCCTCTTCCTGGCGATGGCCATCGTCATCCTCCCCTCGCCCGTGGCCGGGAGGGCCGCGATCGACCGGAAGGGCCTGGCCACCCTCACCGGCGGGCTCCTCACCCTGGTCCTCGCCCTCACGATGGGCGGGCAGGTCGGGTGGGCCTCGCCCGAGGTGCTTCTCTGCGTCGTGCTCACCGTCGGCTTCGGTGCGGTCTTCGTGCGGACCGAGCAGGTGGTCCCCGACCCGGTGGTCGACCTCGGGATGATCAGGAACCCGCCGGTGCTCATCGCCCTGGCGGTCGGGTTCTTCGTCTGCATGATCTCGTTCATCATCATCCAGACACTCCCCTACCTCATCGAGAGCCCGACCGGCCTCGGGCTCTCCAGGCTGACCGTGGGGCTCGTGATGATGCCGGGGGCGATCGCCGACATGATCTGCGGGCCGCTCACCGGGATGCTGATCAGGCGGCGGGGCATGCGGGCCGCCATGATCCTCGGCACCTCGGTCGTGGCGGCGGGAGCGGCCTGTTACCTCTTCCTCCCGCTCTCGGTCGCCTCGCTCGTCGTCGCCGGGCTCGTGTACAATGCCGGGATGTCGGTCGCCCTCACCGCGAACACCATCATCGTCGTCGATTCGGTGCGGCCCGAGGAGACCGGGGTGGGGACCGCGGTCTACCACACCGTCCAGAACCTCGGCGGGATGATCGGCCCGATCATCGCCGGGATCTTCCTCACCCTCCACACCACCGCGGTGCCGGGGTGGAGCGTGGAGGTGCCGACCGGGGATGCCTTCCTCGGGATCTTCGTCACGGTCATCTGCATCGCGGCCGTCGTCCTCCTCATCGGCGGGCGGCTGCAGGACCCCAAACGCGACGGCGCCGGCCGGAGGTGA